A genomic stretch from Plasmodium cynomolgi strain B DNA, chromosome 8, whole genome shotgun sequence includes:
- a CDS encoding hypothetical protein (putative): MGNIVSCCSLDENKKYLNDDEILETFSNSEINEFKKRLKNNIQIVVLLQDGTKLPCNLQANFNEKTLCISCHQKVRMINFSDIRSLLYGEEQLKRVETQANLINDNCCLALHLDDSGNCIPIKFGTVKEKNLFIFIMRDYKKIS, translated from the exons atgggaaatattGTATCCTGTTGTTCCCtagatgaaaataaaaaatacttgAATGATGACGAAATATTGGAAA CCTTTTCCAACAGTGAGATAAACGAGTTTAAAAAGCGATTAAAGAACAACATCCAAATAGTTGTCTTGCTACAG GATGGCACAAAATTACCGTGTAACTTGCAAGCCAATTTCAACGAAAAGACCCTGTGCATATCTTGTCATCAGAAA GTGAGGATGATCAACTTCAGTGACATTCGATCTTTGTTGTATGGAGAAGAGCAGCTGAAGCGCGTGGAAACTCAAGCAAATTTGATCAACGACAACTGCTGCTTAGCTTTGCACTTAGACGACAGCGGCAACTGTATCCCCATAAAATTTGGAActgtgaaggaaaaaaatctattcatttttattatgaggGATTACAAGAAAATTTCCTGA